A section of the Zygosaccharomyces rouxii strain CBS732 chromosome B complete sequence genome encodes:
- the HMI1 gene encoding ATP-dependent 3'-5' DNA helicase (similar to uniprot|Q05379 Saccharomyces cerevisiae YOL095C HMI1 Mitochondrial inner membrane localized ATP-dependent DNA helicase required for the maintenance of the mitochondrial genome not required for mitochondrial transcription), whose amino-acid sequence MELTTSQRKVIEFPYKPASTLKVVAGPGSGKTVTLLYKVRHLVETEQVRPDEILILSLTNKAVDNVIDKLLGVFEESYGENQLTDYELREIVGQIHVNTIHGLANRIIIENEGLVSIIEENGWKGLMKLLSQDLWKNQHSRLMTPRGVQKMFNEYKLGNTKKNEVMERLMKIMKDCQVFTNEDLISNAPHYLDHPSDRIDSLEGQCFTRALVDGFKVVLIDEFQDLFPSVLPMLEKIAANKQLILFGDSNQSIYNFLGDNKTVIDRLDKLHTGDNFTVVHLYDNFRSTPEIISVASKVMRHKVDLDELAKKDLVLKDPSGVYPEFQEIGDPLDELEALTEKICMLVCSGATLSDVAVLARTNAHVQIIADHLRFYGIPFRKLTAQPDWISDSRVQFLIGLLRTVVLVRRGIFEESDPLAAKRSDFSVIVTLSAIRGVGNQAIQSLFRVCNEKKVSLWNYITEVPKNEWPPAVTNRKKIEGYITMISHLMEEDPLVEIEDPLQLLTRISEAAYSLDFAPMVIKSEREIHEFKANLQEMFRVMKICSLNRSPESSLADWFLESYVEQGAIQHHQDVEFQSEGLGAVNLSTIHSSKGLEFPVVFLIGGLNHFPMEQNLLYVGMTRARNLLYLNNIKHASISSNANTRESGSALLNDKFWNYYSQDMKRPTLHSAADSIKKYEMIRKKYGFNFIGKRTITTWNYKHAISLFKRLIR is encoded by the coding sequence ATGGAGTTGACAACTTCTCAGCGGAAAGTAATTGAGTTCCCTTACAAGCCTGCAAGCACCTTGAAGGTAGTAGCAGGTCCTGGCTCTGGTAAGACGGTTACGCTATTGTATAAAGTTCGTCATCTAGTGGAAACAGAACAAGTGAGGCCGGATGAAATACTCATACTATCTTTGACGAACAAGGCAGTGGATAACGTTATTGACAAGCTTTTAGGTGTATTTGAAGAGTCTTATGGCGAAAATCAGCTTACTGATTATGAACTTCGAGAAATTGTAGGTCAAATTCATGTTAATACCATTCATGGGTTAGCAAATAGAATTATTATTGAGAATGAAGGTTTAGTTAGTATCATTGAAGAGAACGGTTGGAAAGGATTGATGAAGTTACTCTCCCAAGACCTTTGGAAAAACCAGCATTCCAGGTTGATGACTCCCAGAGGAGTTCAGAAGATGTTCAATGAGTATAAATTAGGAAATACTAAGAAGAATGAAGTTATGGAGAGGTTAATGAAAATCATGAAAGATTGTCAAGTTTTCAcaaatgaagatttgataTCTAATGCACCTCattatttggatcatcCTTCTGATCGTATTGATTCTTTAGAAGGCCAATGTTTCACTCGAGCTTTGGTAGATGGATTCAAAGTTGTACTGATagatgaatttcaagacTTGTTTCCTTCAGTACTGCCAATGCTAGAAAAAATAGCGGCCAATAAGCAATTGATTCTGTTTGGGGATTCAAATCAAAGTATCTACAACTTTTTGGGAGATAATAAAACTGTCATTGATAGACTGGACAAACTACATACAGGTGACAATTTTACCGTCGTTCATCTGTACGATAATTTCAGGAGTACTCCAGAAATTATATCTGTTGCTTCCAAAGTAATGCGTCATAAAGTGGATCTTGACGAACTTGCAAAGAAAGACTTAGTTCTTAAGGATCCATCTGGTGTCTACCCTGAGTTCCAGGAAATTGGAGATCCTCTTGATGAGCTAGAGGCTCTTACtgaaaaaatatgcatGTTGGTTTGTTCCGGAGCTACTCTTTCAGATGTGGCAGTCTTAGCTAGAACTAATGCTCATGTGCAAATAATTGCTGATCATCTGCGTTTTTATGGTATCCCGTTTCGAAAGCTGACAGCACAACCGGATTGGATTTCAGATTCAAGAGTACAATTTTTAATAGGTCTTCTGAGGACAGTGGTATTGGTTAGAAGAGGtatatttgaagaatcagaTCCATTGGCGGCAAAAAGAAGTGATTTCAGCGTTATTGTCACTTTGAGTGCCATTAGAGGAGTTGGTAATCAAGCAATACAAAGTTTATTTAGAGTTTGCAATGAAAAGAAGGTATCTCTTTGGAACTATATTACGGAGGTCCCCAAAAATGAATGGCCACCCGCAGTAACTAATAGGAAGAAGATCGAAGGCTACATCACAATGATTTCGCATTTGATGGAAGAAGATCCTCTTGTGGAGATTGAGGATCCTTTACAATTACTTACGAGAATTAGTGAAGCCGCTTACTCTTTAGATTTTGCACCTATGGTAATAAAAAGTGAACGTGAAATACACGAATTTAAAGCAAATTTACAAGAGATGTTCAGAGTTATGAAAATTTGCTCTCTAAACAGATCACCGGAATCTTCACTTGCTGATTGGTTCTTAGAGAGCTATGTGGAACAAGGTGCTATTCAACATCATCAGGATGTAGAATTTCAATCAGAAGGGTTAGGAGCTGTTAATCTTTCAACCATTCACAGTTCAAAAGGGTTAGAATTTCCTGTAGTTTTTCTAATCGGTGGTTTAAATCATTTCCCCATGGAACAGAATTTGTTATACGTTGGGATGACTCGTGCAAGGAATCTACTCTATTTAAACAATATTAAGCATGCTAGTATCTCATCAAACGCAAACACCAGAGAAAGTGGTTCTGCATTACTgaatgataaattttggaattaTTACAGTCAAGATATGAAAAGGCCCACCTTGCATTCTGCCGCTGATAGCATTAAAAAATACGAAATGATACGAAAAAAATACGGGTTTAATTTTATCGgcaaaagaacaattacaaCCTGGAATTACAAACATGCTATCTCATTATTTAAACGTCTAATACGATGA
- the VPS72 gene encoding Vps72p (similar to uniprot|Q03388 Saccharomyces cerevisiae YDR485C VPS72 Protein of unknown function component of the Swr1p complex that incorporates Htz1p into chromatin required for vacuolar protein sorting): MSDDDLDLNEEEFLMSTRQRRSNAGNKMKKLLEQELEDMQSRTERLEEDEVDLLFKEEGDDEDFESEASGDNENEFGQNLEETGGGDADEMFSESEEEPGDQEEDNEEGEKNLRRQEKLESRKRKRRTPAVIKRKRPKSDTEDVAAKQEQEEKKKAQYEQIKAETLLITNRRTSQRSSVVANKLKVYEKLSKAEKKRKVIQDRIKKHKESQKEEILTQEDRIRIALETEKFNILSLDKYKEQEISKKQSRIALQQRQKMKFKPGETVLRQLSCTWQVTPANEIEDAKYWEEQLKRREKKTRRYTRRPHKKKNLDPKEEENGVKVKEEVHEESALKDTNDTGSQLQVATSITTPLEPNEKVSMQPREEKESVKPVQGTETLTEEGEKDKSVATNTEDDNMEKKSTKEPSPPLNESNSENASGEQRGSDTQSTPEDGSSLKLEEDIQAMREEKKTELTADEIKEATPPQSANEVEAPSEREKLSTATISKQVQFVDEPQVNIIDSSDRPLSASPNMPSPTDTTHDKPTPDLIEDAGSEEELVFEGPEQLVGKNFITLYSFPTESYRNDINKELFGENWANGSSHRSSDVETVCKLTMPEGKIDVLEDTSLAPNLSFLNNFPAFGEYDKKVVHDVDSTANKEHEIEVKTAPPTGVFLPNGFRKKCLISSKECQYFDPKNGVPYSDVETYKTIQDLQDPIGSGTEEEPGPHYRWFGFGNGGIYLDVGQKPAKGVPDGF, encoded by the coding sequence GATTTGGACCTTAATGAGGAGGAATTCCTCATGTCAACGAGACAGCGGCGTTCTAATGCTGGTAATAAGATGAAGAAGCTTTTGGAACAAGAGTTGGAAGACATGCAATCTAGAACTGAGCGATTAGAGGAGGACGAGGTAGATCTGTTGTTTAAGGAAGAAggcgatgatgaagacttTGAATCAGAGGCTAGCGGTGACAATGAGAATGAATTTGGACagaatttggaagaaactGGCGGTGGTGACGCCGATGAGATGTTTAGTgaatcagaagaagaacctGGCGACCAGGAAGAGGATAACGAAGAAGGTGAGAAGAATCTACGAAGACAggagaaattggaaagtcGAAAACGCAAGAGGAGGACTCCCGCTGTCATCAAGAGGAAGCGTCCCAAATCTGACACTGAGGATGTAGCCGCTAAACAAgagcaagaagaaaaaaagaaagcCCAATATGAACAGATAAAGGCGGAAACTCTGTTGATTACCAATAGACGTACCTCACAAAGATCTTCCGTAGTGGCTAATAAGCTGAAAGTTTACGAGAAATTGTCCAaagctgaaaagaagagaaaagtAATCCAAGATAGAATTAAAAAGCATAAGGAATCCCAGAAGGAGGAAATACTGACACAAGAGGATCGTATACGAATTGCTCTAGAAACcgaaaaattcaatatcTTGAGTTTAGATAAATATAAGGAACAGGAAATATCGAAGAAACAATCGAGAATTGCACTACAACAGCGccaaaagatgaaatttaaaCCTGGAGAGACTGTTCTAAGACAACTGAGCTGCACATGGCAGGTAACTCCAGCTAATGAAATAGAAGATGCCAAATATTGGGAGGAACAGTTGAAGAGGagggaaaagaaaacaagGAGATATACTAGGAGACCTCataaaaagaagaacttgGATCCTAAGGAGGAGGAAAATGGAGTGAAAGTGAAGGAAGAGGTACACGAAGAAAGTGCATTGAAAGACACAAATGATACGGGTAGCCAACTTCAAGTCGCTACTAGCATTACAACGCCTCTTGAACCTAATGAGAAGGTTTCCATGCAACCCAGGGAAGAGAAAGAGTCTGTTAAACCTGTGCAGGGCACAGAGACTCTTACCGAAGAAGGCGAAAAGGACAAATCTGTAGCGACAAACACTGAGGATGATAATATGGAAAAGAAATCCACAAAGGAGCCGTCACCGCCTCTTAACGAATCTAACTCCGAAAATGCTTCCGGTGAACAGAGGGGATCTGATACCCAATCTACTCCAGAGGATGGTTCTTCACTTAAACTAGAAGAGGACATTCAAGCTATGagggaagaaaagaagaccGAACTTACTGCTgatgaaatcaaagaaGCTACTCCACCACAATCTGCGAATGAAGTAGAGGCCCCATCTGAGAGAGAAAAGTTGAGTACAGCTACGATATCGAAACAAGTCCAATTTGTAGATGAACCACAGGTGAACATAATTGATTCCAGTGATAGACCTCTTAGTGCTTCTCCCAACATGCCGTCACCAACTGATACCACACATGATAAACCCACGCCAGATTTGATCGAAGATGCTGGaagtgaagaagagttaGTTTTTGAGGGACCAGAACAATTAGTAggtaaaaatttcatcactttGTATTCATTCCCCACTGAATCATACCGTAATGATATTAATAAAGAACTATTCGGAGAAAATTGGGCAAATGGCTCAAGTCATAGATCTTCTGATGTGGAAACAGTCTGCAAATTGACAATGCCTGAAGGGAAAATTGATGTTTTAGAAGACACTTCATTAGCACCTAATCTTTCGttcttgaacaatttcCCGGCTTTTGGTGAATATGATAAGAAGGTGGTTCATGATGTTGATTCGACAGCAAATAAAGAACATGAAATTGAAGTGAAAACTGCTCCACCTACTGGTGTTTTCCTTCCAAACGGGTTCAGGAAAAAGTGCTTAATTTCTAGCAAAGAATGCCAATATTTCGACCCCAAGAACGGTGTACCTTACTCAGATGTGGAAACCTATAAGACAattcaagatttacaagatcCTATCGGAAGTGGAACCGAAGAGGAGCCCGGACCTCATTACCGGTGGTTCGGATTCGGTAATGGTGGTATATATCTAGACGTTGGTCAAAAACCAGCCAAAGGTGTACCTGATGGATTTTAA